One window of the Corticium candelabrum chromosome 7, ooCorCand1.1, whole genome shotgun sequence genome contains the following:
- the LOC134182090 gene encoding MAM and LDL-receptor class A domain-containing protein 2-like isoform X2: MLHVLSVLTVTSIGLLHSAFAAVDFGNCTFETDFCQWTPTGGDATRSWTLSSPDQLLYSHRFIPNITQGMVAAVIRFSDMKYSYHSLYLESVELTPSDGVCGIGFFYTNTLDLGEFSLYTNISGRLMKLKKFGSTYALSPDYWKREVIALSVKKPLRLIFEMKLSLNGNGEVGIDNVQFFPCKAVCDFESGYCGWINVNEVGYFPWTNQTGSTLSTGTGPSYDHTYGPSSTSGHYLYVEATDTNQAVSRRETAILRRNITFDDVCLLSFAYHMYGSNVGSLTVTVEDSNTTTVVWQESGSQGSKWLTASVVVGLYINSGANMLAITAQTSTHFSSDIAIDDVQLLPCPETGLCTFGEGLCGWRNDDENQAQLQWKIMKNKKLSSNILVASFSSSDIPDGDYAVLQSPSTFVGDGVCSLRLQCEASVTLNNSKMQLRLIDAVTAGQIVLADLLGLLHQKGRGKAQFVEVDVSNSSGVLVVYAEKANGEMGSISLHSLEFLSCRYTTFELKQQYIIWQDASIRNTSSWSLQTAKQTQLDPHQSITSDHTYLQYRQLGHYMLHVAMVPQKPATLVATVGESNVCGIRFWLYVSEPMSHKLGIIATLPDGSSRQLYVSKNEQSFERIWQYREVATETDLFGSKVGLVSTRGGHVTTASLLAIDDIHLTECADFRSCTFEKGLCGWLPSQAASQAATWIRWRGSPLQPSSNLTSDHTTQTPQGHYLYMTTETTTNTQHTAILQGIPLTSNVCGISFWYYIEGNASLTLTFHIEVKSVNISTFSQDTPDSHSSNENLLWHFASTLTSLTKTIGHFEFHAVSHDMTNAFTVALDDVTYIACSSDLYATVTPKATKMTSTVTPKAATVRSSLRSVEGADTTKRLKSTLDSNQIMKTTLIGTEASERFFGRVSTSEEPSVRANTSEESSSIGVIVGAVVGICVLAALVIVAVLFSRKYYQTKRHSVTAGNDVHLVPNPLYHKEFSRDNNIPIEHICVDPDFSKKNCLQEEVIYSTINEQKETSEKSHSGNQYEVVISMQMGKRESANVLYQSSEQRDSRKSRASENVLYGVNDEDQEMAED; the protein is encoded by the exons ATGCTGCATGTACTTTCAGTGCTCACGGTGACGTCCATCGGTTTGCTGCATTCTGCGTTCGCAG CAGTCGATTTCGGTAACTGCACGTTTGAGACGGATTTCTGCCAGTGGACACCAACCGGAGGCGATGCAACTCGATCATGGACGCTGAGCTCTCCCGACCAGCTGCTATATTCACATCGGTTTATTCCAAACATCACGCAAGGAATGGTGGCTGCAGTTATTCGCTTTTCTGATATGAAATATTCATATCACTCATTGTATCTGGAAAGTGTGGAATTAACTCCATcagatggtgtgtgtggtatTGGATTTTTCTACACTAATACACTAGACTTGGGTGAATTCTCTCTATACACGAATATATCGGGAAGGTTAATGAAGTTGAAGAAGTTTGGCTCTACTTATGCGCTCTCACCAGACTATTGGAAGAGAGAGGTGATTGCATTGAGTGTTAAGAAACCGTTGAGGCTGATATTTGAGATGAAATTGTCATTGAATGGTAATGGAGAGGTTGGGATAGACAACGTTCAATTTTTTCCCTGTAAAGCAG TCTGCGATTTTGAATCTGGTTATTGTGGATGGATAAATGTCAACGAAGTGGGGTACTTTCCTTGGACAAATCAAACAGGGTCAACACTTTCAACAGGAACTGGTCCTAGCTATGATCACACATATGGCCCATCAAGCACATCAGGTCATTATTTATATGTGGAAGCAACCGACACCAATCAGGCAGTCAGTAGGAGAGAAACAGCAATCTTGAGGAGAAACAttacatttgatgatgtttgtttgttatcatTTGCGTATCACATGTATGGGAGCAACGTGGGCTCGTTGACAGTCACTGTGGAGGATTCTAACACGACGACTGTAGTGTGGCAAGAATCAGGAAGTCAGGGAAGCAAATGGTTAACTGCGTCCgttgttgttggtttgtatATCAACAGTGGAGCAAATATGCTTGCTATCACTGCACAAACAAGCACTCATTTCTCAAGTGATATTGCAATTGATGATGTTCAGCTGCTGCCATGTCCAG AGACTGGGTTATGCACATTTGGAGAGGGTTTGTGTGGCTGGAGAAATGATGATGAAAACCAAGCACAGCTCCAGTGGAAGATCATGAAAAACAAGAAACTTTCTAGCAATATCCTGGTAGCAAGCTTCTCATCATCTGATATTCCTGATGGAGACTATGCTGTACTACAGAGTCCTTCCACTTTTGTTGGTGATGGGGTTTGCTCTTTGAGACTTCAGTGTGAGGCATCTGTGACACTGAACAACAGCAAGATGCAGTTACGGCTTATTGATGCTGTCACAGCAGGACAAATTGTGTTAGCAGATTTGTTGGGTTTGCTGCATCAGAAAGGTAGAGGGAAAGCTCAGTTTGTTGAGGTCGACGTGTCCAACTCGTCTGGTGTTCTTGTTGTTTATGCTGAGAAAGCTAATGGAGAGATGGGATCAATAAGTTTACACAGTCTGGAGTTTCTGTCATGTCGCT ATACAACGTTTGAACTCAAACAGCAGTACATTATCTGGCAAGATGCATCAATCAGGAACACGTCATCATGGTCTCTCCAAACTGCCAAACAAACTCAACTTGATCCACATCAATCAATCACAAGCGATCACACATATCTACAATACAGGCAACTTGGTCACTACATGCTGCATGTTGCAATGGTCCCACAAAAACCTGCAACTCTAGTGGCAACAGTGGGTGAGAGCAATGTTTGTGGAATACGTTTCTGGCTTTATGTGAGTGAGCCCATGAGCCACAAGCTTGGCATTATTGCTACACTTCCAGATGGCTCTTCGCGACAACTTTATGTCAGCAAGAATGAGCAGAGTTTTGAGAGAATTTGGCAATACAGAGAGGTGGCTACAGAAACTGATCTGTTTGGCAGTAAAGTTGGTCTTGTTTCAACTCGTGGGGGTCACGTTACTACGGCATCTCTGTTGGCAATTGATGATATTCACCTCACAGAGTGTGCAG ATTTTAGATCTTGCACATTTGAGAAAGGCCTGTGTGGTTGGCTTCCTTCTCAAGCTGCTTCTCAAGCAGCAACATGGATCCGATGGAGAGGCTCCCCCCTGCAACCATCATCTAACCTAACAAGCgaccacacaacacaaacacctCAAGGTCACTACCTTTACATGACGACAGAAACCACCACGAATACACAGCACACTGCCATACTGCAAGGCATTCCACTGACATCAAATGTGTGTGGCATCAGCTTTTGGTATTACATTGAAGGCAATGCTTCTCTCACTTTAACTTTCCACATTGAAGTTAAATCAGTCAATATTTCTACATTTTCTCAAGACACTCCTGATAGCCATTCGTCAAATGAAAACTTGTTGTGGCATTTTGCGAGCACACTAACGTcgttgacaaaaactattgggCATTTTGAGTTTCACGCCGTGTCACATGATATGACGAATGCATTCACTGTGGCTCTggatgacgtcacatacatTGCTTGCTCTT CTGATTTGTATGCAACTGTTACACcaaaagcaacaaaaatgACATCAACTGTTACACCAAAagcagcaacagtgagatcgagTTTGAGATCAGTTGAAGGTGCAGACACGACAAAGAGGTTGAAGTCGACTCTCGATTCGAATCAAATT ATGAAGACAACGTTGATTGGAACTGAAGCAAGTGAACGATTTTTTGGAAG AGTGAGTACAAGTGAGGAGCCTTCAGTTAGGGCAAACACCTCGGAAGAAAGTTCATCCATTGGTGTGATTGTTGGAGCTGTTGTTGGCATTTGTGTACTCGCAGCTCTAGTTATCGTTGCTGTTCTATTTTCTAGAAAATATTATCAAACTAAAAG GCACTCTGTGACAGCTGGAAATGATGTGCATCTAGTACCCAATCCTCTATACCACAAGGAGTTTTCCAGAGACAATAACATACCAATAGAGCACATTTGTGTTGATCCTGACTTCTCCAAGAAAAATTG TTTACAAGAAGAAGTGATATACAGCACCATCAATGAGCAAAA AGAAACATCTGAAAAATCCCATTCAGGCAACCAGTATGAAGTCGTCATCTCTATGCAAAT GGGTAAACGAGAGAGTGCCAATGTTTTGTATCAGTCAAGTGAGCAGCG tgaTTCTAGAAAAAGCAGGGCGTCAGAGAATGTTCTGTATGGAGTGAATGACGAAGACCAAGAAATGGCTGAAGACTGA
- the LOC134182090 gene encoding MAM and LDL-receptor class A domain-containing protein 2-like isoform X1 produces MLHVLSVLTVTSIGLLHSAFAAVDFGNCTFETDFCQWTPTGGDATRSWTLSSPDQLLYSHRFIPNITQGMVAAVIRFSDMKYSYHSLYLESVELTPSDGVCGIGFFYTNTLDLGEFSLYTNISGRLMKLKKFGSTYALSPDYWKREVIALSVKKPLRLIFEMKLSLNGNGEVGIDNVQFFPCKAVCDFESGYCGWINVNEVGYFPWTNQTGSTLSTGTGPSYDHTYGPSSTSGHYLYVEATDTNQAVSRRETAILRRNITFDDVCLLSFAYHMYGSNVGSLTVTVEDSNTTTVVWQESGSQGSKWLTASVVVGLYINSGANMLAITAQTSTHFSSDIAIDDVQLLPCPETGLCTFGEGLCGWRNDDENQAQLQWKIMKNKKLSSNILVASFSSSDIPDGDYAVLQSPSTFVGDGVCSLRLQCEASVTLNNSKMQLRLIDAVTAGQIVLADLLGLLHQKGRGKAQFVEVDVSNSSGVLVVYAEKANGEMGSISLHSLEFLSCRYTTFELKQQYIIWQDASIRNTSSWSLQTAKQTQLDPHQSITSDHTYLQYRQLGHYMLHVAMVPQKPATLVATVGESNVCGIRFWLYVSEPMSHKLGIIATLPDGSSRQLYVSKNEQSFERIWQYREVATETDLFGSKVGLVSTRGGHVTTASLLAIDDIHLTECADFRSCTFEKGLCGWLPSQAASQAATWIRWRGSPLQPSSNLTSDHTTQTPQGHYLYMTTETTTNTQHTAILQGIPLTSNVCGISFWYYIEGNASLTLTFHIEVKSVNISTFSQDTPDSHSSNENLLWHFASTLTSLTKTIGHFEFHAVSHDMTNAFTVALDDVTYIACSSDLYATVTPKATKMTSTVTPKAATVRSSLRSVEGADTTKRLKSTLDSNQIVRSFSTKKDGDMKTTLIGTEASERFFGRVSTSEEPSVRANTSEESSSIGVIVGAVVGICVLAALVIVAVLFSRKYYQTKRHSVTAGNDVHLVPNPLYHKEFSRDNNIPIEHICVDPDFSKKNCLQEEVIYSTINEQKETSEKSHSGNQYEVVISMQMGKRESANVLYQSSEQRDSRKSRASENVLYGVNDEDQEMAED; encoded by the exons ATGCTGCATGTACTTTCAGTGCTCACGGTGACGTCCATCGGTTTGCTGCATTCTGCGTTCGCAG CAGTCGATTTCGGTAACTGCACGTTTGAGACGGATTTCTGCCAGTGGACACCAACCGGAGGCGATGCAACTCGATCATGGACGCTGAGCTCTCCCGACCAGCTGCTATATTCACATCGGTTTATTCCAAACATCACGCAAGGAATGGTGGCTGCAGTTATTCGCTTTTCTGATATGAAATATTCATATCACTCATTGTATCTGGAAAGTGTGGAATTAACTCCATcagatggtgtgtgtggtatTGGATTTTTCTACACTAATACACTAGACTTGGGTGAATTCTCTCTATACACGAATATATCGGGAAGGTTAATGAAGTTGAAGAAGTTTGGCTCTACTTATGCGCTCTCACCAGACTATTGGAAGAGAGAGGTGATTGCATTGAGTGTTAAGAAACCGTTGAGGCTGATATTTGAGATGAAATTGTCATTGAATGGTAATGGAGAGGTTGGGATAGACAACGTTCAATTTTTTCCCTGTAAAGCAG TCTGCGATTTTGAATCTGGTTATTGTGGATGGATAAATGTCAACGAAGTGGGGTACTTTCCTTGGACAAATCAAACAGGGTCAACACTTTCAACAGGAACTGGTCCTAGCTATGATCACACATATGGCCCATCAAGCACATCAGGTCATTATTTATATGTGGAAGCAACCGACACCAATCAGGCAGTCAGTAGGAGAGAAACAGCAATCTTGAGGAGAAACAttacatttgatgatgtttgtttgttatcatTTGCGTATCACATGTATGGGAGCAACGTGGGCTCGTTGACAGTCACTGTGGAGGATTCTAACACGACGACTGTAGTGTGGCAAGAATCAGGAAGTCAGGGAAGCAAATGGTTAACTGCGTCCgttgttgttggtttgtatATCAACAGTGGAGCAAATATGCTTGCTATCACTGCACAAACAAGCACTCATTTCTCAAGTGATATTGCAATTGATGATGTTCAGCTGCTGCCATGTCCAG AGACTGGGTTATGCACATTTGGAGAGGGTTTGTGTGGCTGGAGAAATGATGATGAAAACCAAGCACAGCTCCAGTGGAAGATCATGAAAAACAAGAAACTTTCTAGCAATATCCTGGTAGCAAGCTTCTCATCATCTGATATTCCTGATGGAGACTATGCTGTACTACAGAGTCCTTCCACTTTTGTTGGTGATGGGGTTTGCTCTTTGAGACTTCAGTGTGAGGCATCTGTGACACTGAACAACAGCAAGATGCAGTTACGGCTTATTGATGCTGTCACAGCAGGACAAATTGTGTTAGCAGATTTGTTGGGTTTGCTGCATCAGAAAGGTAGAGGGAAAGCTCAGTTTGTTGAGGTCGACGTGTCCAACTCGTCTGGTGTTCTTGTTGTTTATGCTGAGAAAGCTAATGGAGAGATGGGATCAATAAGTTTACACAGTCTGGAGTTTCTGTCATGTCGCT ATACAACGTTTGAACTCAAACAGCAGTACATTATCTGGCAAGATGCATCAATCAGGAACACGTCATCATGGTCTCTCCAAACTGCCAAACAAACTCAACTTGATCCACATCAATCAATCACAAGCGATCACACATATCTACAATACAGGCAACTTGGTCACTACATGCTGCATGTTGCAATGGTCCCACAAAAACCTGCAACTCTAGTGGCAACAGTGGGTGAGAGCAATGTTTGTGGAATACGTTTCTGGCTTTATGTGAGTGAGCCCATGAGCCACAAGCTTGGCATTATTGCTACACTTCCAGATGGCTCTTCGCGACAACTTTATGTCAGCAAGAATGAGCAGAGTTTTGAGAGAATTTGGCAATACAGAGAGGTGGCTACAGAAACTGATCTGTTTGGCAGTAAAGTTGGTCTTGTTTCAACTCGTGGGGGTCACGTTACTACGGCATCTCTGTTGGCAATTGATGATATTCACCTCACAGAGTGTGCAG ATTTTAGATCTTGCACATTTGAGAAAGGCCTGTGTGGTTGGCTTCCTTCTCAAGCTGCTTCTCAAGCAGCAACATGGATCCGATGGAGAGGCTCCCCCCTGCAACCATCATCTAACCTAACAAGCgaccacacaacacaaacacctCAAGGTCACTACCTTTACATGACGACAGAAACCACCACGAATACACAGCACACTGCCATACTGCAAGGCATTCCACTGACATCAAATGTGTGTGGCATCAGCTTTTGGTATTACATTGAAGGCAATGCTTCTCTCACTTTAACTTTCCACATTGAAGTTAAATCAGTCAATATTTCTACATTTTCTCAAGACACTCCTGATAGCCATTCGTCAAATGAAAACTTGTTGTGGCATTTTGCGAGCACACTAACGTcgttgacaaaaactattgggCATTTTGAGTTTCACGCCGTGTCACATGATATGACGAATGCATTCACTGTGGCTCTggatgacgtcacatacatTGCTTGCTCTT CTGATTTGTATGCAACTGTTACACcaaaagcaacaaaaatgACATCAACTGTTACACCAAAagcagcaacagtgagatcgagTTTGAGATCAGTTGAAGGTGCAGACACGACAAAGAGGTTGAAGTCGACTCTCGATTCGAATCAAATTGTGAGAAGTTTTAGTACCAAGAAAGATGGTGAT ATGAAGACAACGTTGATTGGAACTGAAGCAAGTGAACGATTTTTTGGAAG AGTGAGTACAAGTGAGGAGCCTTCAGTTAGGGCAAACACCTCGGAAGAAAGTTCATCCATTGGTGTGATTGTTGGAGCTGTTGTTGGCATTTGTGTACTCGCAGCTCTAGTTATCGTTGCTGTTCTATTTTCTAGAAAATATTATCAAACTAAAAG GCACTCTGTGACAGCTGGAAATGATGTGCATCTAGTACCCAATCCTCTATACCACAAGGAGTTTTCCAGAGACAATAACATACCAATAGAGCACATTTGTGTTGATCCTGACTTCTCCAAGAAAAATTG TTTACAAGAAGAAGTGATATACAGCACCATCAATGAGCAAAA AGAAACATCTGAAAAATCCCATTCAGGCAACCAGTATGAAGTCGTCATCTCTATGCAAAT GGGTAAACGAGAGAGTGCCAATGTTTTGTATCAGTCAAGTGAGCAGCG tgaTTCTAGAAAAAGCAGGGCGTCAGAGAATGTTCTGTATGGAGTGAATGACGAAGACCAAGAAATGGCTGAAGACTGA
- the LOC134182090 gene encoding MAM and LDL-receptor class A domain-containing protein 1-like isoform X3, producing MLHVLSVLTVTSIGLLHSAFAAVDFGNCTFETDFCQWTPTGGDATRSWTLSSPDQLLYSHRFIPNITQGMVAAVIRFSDMKYSYHSLYLESVELTPSDGVCGIGFFYTNTLDLGEFSLYTNISGRLMKLKKFGSTYALSPDYWKREVIALSVKKPLRLIFEMKLSLNGNGEVGIDNVQFFPCKAVCDFESGYCGWINVNEVGYFPWTNQTGSTLSTGTGPSYDHTYGPSSTSGHYLYVEATDTNQAVSRRETAILRRNITFDDVCLLSFAYHMYGSNVGSLTVTVEDSNTTTVVWQESGSQGSKWLTASVVVGLYINSGANMLAITAQTSTHFSSDIAIDDVQLLPCPETGLCTFGEGLCGWRNDDENQAQLQWKIMKNKKLSSNILVASFSSSDIPDGDYAVLQSPSTFVGDGVCSLRLQCEASVTLNNSKMQLRLIDAVTAGQIVLADLLGLLHQKGRGKAQFVEVDVSNSSGVLVVYAEKANGEMGSISLHSLEFLSCRYTTFELEQQYITWQDASIRNTSSWSLQTAKQTQLDPHQSITSDHTYLQYRQLGHYMLHVSMVPQKPATLVATVSESNVCGIRFWLYVSEPMSHKLGIIATLPDGSPRQLYVSKNEQSFERIWQYREVATETDLFGSKVGLVSTRGGHVTTASLLAIDDIQLTECADFRPCTFERGLCGWLPSQAASQAATWIRWRGSSLQPSSNLTNDHTTQTPQGHYLYMTTETNTNTQHTAILQGIPLTSNVCGISFWYYIEGNASLTLTFHIENKSAIISTFSQDTPDSHSSNENSLWHFASALMPRTEAVVHFEFHAVSHDTTNAFTVALDDVTYIACSSDLYATVTPKATKMTSTVTPKATRMTLDLRSVAGDTTKRLKSTLDSNQTMTSIGTEASESFSGRVSTNEGPSVKVHSSGGSLSIGVIVGAVVGVGVLAALVIFAVLLSRKYCLRYSSTTVLQQNPAYNQVPLSVQKSSENAGVDNTAHLVHSPAYSPVSSTLASNNNELLEYDYVKPDIYKKYC from the exons ATGCTGCATGTACTTTCAGTGCTCACGGTGACGTCCATCGGTTTGCTGCATTCTGCGTTCGCAG CAGTCGATTTCGGTAACTGCACGTTTGAGACGGATTTCTGCCAGTGGACACCAACCGGAGGCGATGCAACTCGATCATGGACGCTGAGCTCTCCCGACCAGCTGCTATATTCACATCGGTTTATTCCAAACATCACGCAAGGAATGGTGGCTGCAGTTATTCGCTTTTCTGATATGAAATATTCATATCACTCATTGTATCTGGAAAGTGTGGAATTAACTCCATcagatggtgtgtgtggtatTGGATTTTTCTACACTAATACACTAGACTTGGGTGAATTCTCTCTATACACGAATATATCGGGAAGGTTAATGAAGTTGAAGAAGTTTGGCTCTACTTATGCGCTCTCACCAGACTATTGGAAGAGAGAGGTGATTGCATTGAGTGTTAAGAAACCGTTGAGGCTGATATTTGAGATGAAATTGTCATTGAATGGTAATGGAGAGGTTGGGATAGACAACGTTCAATTTTTTCCCTGTAAAGCAG TCTGCGATTTTGAATCTGGTTATTGTGGATGGATAAATGTCAACGAAGTGGGGTACTTTCCTTGGACAAATCAAACAGGGTCAACACTTTCAACAGGAACTGGTCCTAGCTATGATCACACATATGGCCCATCAAGCACATCAGGTCATTATTTATATGTGGAAGCAACCGACACCAATCAGGCAGTCAGTAGGAGAGAAACAGCAATCTTGAGGAGAAACAttacatttgatgatgtttgtttgttatcatTTGCGTATCACATGTATGGGAGCAACGTGGGCTCGTTGACAGTCACTGTGGAGGATTCTAACACGACGACTGTAGTGTGGCAAGAATCAGGAAGTCAGGGAAGCAAATGGTTAACTGCGTCCgttgttgttggtttgtatATCAACAGTGGAGCAAATATGCTTGCTATCACTGCACAAACAAGCACTCATTTCTCAAGTGATATTGCAATTGATGATGTTCAGCTGCTGCCATGTCCAG AGACTGGGTTATGCACATTTGGAGAGGGTTTGTGTGGCTGGAGAAATGATGATGAAAACCAAGCACAGCTCCAGTGGAAGATCATGAAAAACAAGAAACTTTCTAGCAATATCCTGGTAGCAAGCTTCTCATCATCTGATATTCCTGATGGAGACTATGCTGTACTACAGAGTCCTTCCACTTTTGTTGGTGATGGGGTTTGCTCTTTGAGACTTCAGTGTGAGGCATCTGTGACACTGAACAACAGCAAGATGCAGTTACGGCTTATTGATGCTGTCACAGCAGGACAAATTGTGTTAGCAGATTTGTTGGGTTTGCTGCATCAGAAAGGTAGAGGGAAAGCTCAGTTTGTTGAGGTCGACGTGTCCAACTCGTCTGGTGTTCTTGTTGTTTATGCTGAGAAAGCTAATGGAGAGATGGGATCAATAAGTTTACACAGTCTGGAGTTTCTGTCATGTCGCT ATACAACATTTGAACTCGAACAGCAATACATTACCTGGCAAGATGCATCAATCAGGAACACGTCATCATGGTCTCTCCAAACTGCCAAACAAACTCAACTTGATCCACATCAATCAATCACAAGCGATCACACATATCTACAATACAGGCAACTTGGTCACTACATGCTGCATGTTTCAATGGTCCCACAAAAACCTGCAACTCTAGTGGCAACAGTGAGTGAGAGCAATGTATGTGGAATACGTTTCTGGCTTTATGTGAGTGAGCCCATGAGCCACAAGCTTGGCATTATTGCTACACTTCCAGATGGCTCTCCGCGACAACTTTATGTCAGCAAGAATGAGCAGAGTTTTGAGAGAATCTGGCAATACAGAGAGGTGGCTACAGAAACTGATCTGTTTGGCAGTAAAGTTGGTCTTGTTTCAACTCGTGGGGGTCACGTTACTACGGCATCTCTGTTGGCAATTGATGATATTCAACTCACAGAGTGTGCAG ATTTTAGACCTTGCACATTCGAGAGAGGCTTATGTGGTTGGCTTCCTTCTCAAGCTGCTTCTCAAGCAGCAACATGGATCCGATGGAGAGGCTCCTCTCTGCAACCATCATCTAACCTAACAAACgaccacacaacacaaacacctCAAGGTCACTACCTTTACATGACGACAGAAACCAACACGAATACACAGCACACTGCCATACTGCAAGGCATTCCACTGACATCAAATGTGTGTGGCATCAGCTTTTGGTACTACATCGAAGGCAATGCTTCTCTCACTTTAACTTTCCACATTGAAAATAAATCAGCCATTATTTCTACATTTTCTCAAGACACTCCTGATAGCCATTCGTCAAATGAAAACTCGTTGTGGCATTTTGCGAGTGCACTAATGCCACGGACAGAAGCTGTTGTGCATTTTGAATTTCACGCCGTGTCACATGATACAACCAATGCATTCACTGTGGCTCTggatgacgtcacatacatTGCTTGCTCTT CTGATTTGTATGCAACTGTTACACcaaaagcaacaaaaatgACATCAACTGTTACACCAAAAGCAACAAGAATGACATTGGATTTGAGATCGGTTGCAGGTGACACGACAAAGAGGTTGAAGTCGACTCTCGATTCGAATCAAACT ATGACGTCAATTGGAACTGAAGCAAGTGAAAGCTTTTCTGGAAG AGTGAGTACAAATGAGGGGCCTTCAGTTAAGGTACACAGCTCAGGAGGAAGTTTATCAATTGGAGTGATTGTTGGagctgttgttggtgttggCGTGCTGGCTGCACTAGTTATCTTCGCTGTTCTACTTTCTAGAAAATATTGTCTACGTTACAG TAGTACCACAGTACTTCAACAGAACCCTGCCTACAACCAAGTACCTTTGTCAGTACAGAAAAGTTCCGAAAACGCCGGAGTTGACAACACCGCACATCTAGTGCACAGCCCTGCATACAGCCCCGTGTCTTCTACTTTAGCATCAAACAACAATGAATTACTAGAATATGATTATGTTAAGCCTGACATTTACAAAAAGTATTGCTAG
- the LOC134182384 gene encoding phosphatidylglycerophosphatase and protein-tyrosine phosphatase 1-like — MFLYWLLPRLLYFPSLLWNIVRQGGNRRWYDRIDNFVLLGALPLRRHADELVEKHSIKGVISINESYETRFFTFSPEEWASRGIEYIRLDVREYFYAPSLLQISTALNMIERLKKMDHNVYVHCKAGRGRSATLVACYLMKDQKLNPQEAVDLLKAKRPQVKLGKFQWEAIREFYRQENEHGKWE, encoded by the exons ATGTTTCTGTATTGGCTGCTTCCTCGTCTTCTCTACTTTCCATCTCTCCTCTGGAATATCGTTCGTCAAGGTGGAAACAGACGATGGTATGATCGCATCGATAACTTCGTTCTGTTAGGAGCGCTGCCGCTCAGACGTCACGCCGACGAG CTTGTAGAGAAGCACAGTATTAAGGGCGTCATATCTATAAACGAATCATATGAAACTCGTTTCTTTACCTTCTCACCGgaa GAATGGGCATCACGTGGAATTGAATACATACGACTCGATGTCAGAGAATACTTTTACGCACCTTCACTTCTTCAGATATCAACTGCTCTGAACATGATAGAAAGACTGAAGAAAATGGATCACAACGTGTATGTTCACTGTAAAGCAGGAAGAGGACGAAGTGCAACACTCGTGGCGTGTTATCTCATGAAG GATCAAAAGTTAAATCCTCAAGAGGCAGTGGATTTGTTGAAGGCAAAACGTCCACAGGTGAAGCTGGGGAAGTTCCAATGGGAAGCAATTAGGGAGTTTTatagacaagaaaatgagCATGGAAAATGGGAATAA